The Marinomonas sp. CT5 genome contains the following window.
TAATCTATGCAGGCCTATAGGGGCTACCGATTCTGGAGAAATATCTTTATGTGGAAAATTGTTTGCGCAGTTTTGGGTTATATATTAGGTGGTTTTTTAGGTGGTTTGCTGGGATTTATTATCGGCGGAGTTATTGATAGAGCGCAGATTGGTGGGGCTTTCGGTAATGTTCGTGGACGTGCAGATGTGCGCCTTCAGCAAGAGATTTTTTTTCGTACATTATTTCTTTTGATGGGGCGATTAGCTAAGTCAGATGGTCAAGTATCTGAGGCTGAGATTCAATTAGCGCAGTCTGTTATGCAGCGTCTTCGTTTATCTACAGCTGCGCAAGAGCAAGCCAAACAGTTATTTAATGAGGGGAAATCTGCAAACTTTGATCTGACTTCTGTGTTGAGCAACTTTAGGCAGGTCGTAGGTCCAGGCGATTTAACTCGTACTTTATTAGAGGTTTTGCTGGTTTCTGCTTATGCCGATGGCCATTTTAGCGTAGAAGAAAAATCTTTTGTGTCTCAAGTTTGTGCTCATCTGGGGGTCTCTGTTGCGGAGTTTGAAGCGCTTCATATCCAAGTTAAGCAGCAGGCTCATTTTAGACAGGGTTATCAATCCTCTTCAAATAATATGGAGTCAAAAGACCTGTTAAAAGCGGCATATGAGGCTTTAGGTGTAACACCTGATATGAATGATGCGGAAATCAAAAAGGCTTATCGACGACTAATGAGTAAAAACCATCCTGATAAATTGAGTTCACAAGGACTACCGGATGAGATGATTGAATTAGCTAAAGAGCGAACACAAGAAATTCAGTCTGCTTACGAAATGGTTAAAAATTCTCGTAAATAGTATTTTTTAATATGCGTTAATCATTTATTGGGCTTTGATAAAAAAGCCCTTTTTTTACGCTTGGTAATGCCTTTCGCTGGTTTATTTGGCTGGTATTCTGTTTCAAAAAGCCGCGTACTCTTTGGATTAATAGCGGTTTATTCTTTTTTCCATTTACTCTATCTGGTAAAGCGTCTATTTGGATAAAGTCGCCTTTTTTCTCTATCCTTTGACTGGCGGCTTGTTTTCGCCATATTGCAAACTGGTCTCTCCCTGATTTGTTGACGTAATAGTCGAGTATTGGCTGAGCAACTTGACGAATTTGTTGTGCGACTTCGTAGTCAGATAGGTTTGGTGGAGACTCTATATCGATAAGAACTAAGGCTTCAGCAGCATCTTTGTTAGCTGATAGGAACCCTAGAGCGTAGCTTGCCCCCGTCCCATAACCAAGCAAAGTGAATTGGCTCACACCTTCTTCTTGTGCTTTGTTTATTGTCGCCTGTATTCGAGCGAAAACCATAGGTTGGTTTGGTAGTTCATTTAATGGCTGTGTATCGTCTGCTGTT
Protein-coding sequences here:
- the djlA gene encoding co-chaperone DjlA; the protein is MWKIVCAVLGYILGGFLGGLLGFIIGGVIDRAQIGGAFGNVRGRADVRLQQEIFFRTLFLLMGRLAKSDGQVSEAEIQLAQSVMQRLRLSTAAQEQAKQLFNEGKSANFDLTSVLSNFRQVVGPGDLTRTLLEVLLVSAYADGHFSVEEKSFVSQVCAHLGVSVAEFEALHIQVKQQAHFRQGYQSSSNNMESKDLLKAAYEALGVTPDMNDAEIKKAYRRLMSKNHPDKLSSQGLPDEMIELAKERTQEIQSAYEMVKNSRK
- a CDS encoding DUF3530 family protein encodes the protein MNKFTALRYLIMALLSLFTVPNLWAEDSQAPAGDTTTKPQDTPKKSTEKYIVPKPQASRIEALEESLKIKRLDHQIETLEANGESFLTLYRPSLTSSTQGCIILLHSDNEHPDWPDAIGPLRDAMPEHSWCTVSIEVPDIIKRAKPVKAPSPTADDTQPLNELPNQPMVFARIQATINKAQEEGVSQFTLLGYGTGASYALGFLSANKDAAEALVLIDIESPPNLSDYEVAQQIRQVAQPILDYYVNKSGRDQFAIWRKQAASQRIEKKGDFIQIDALPDRVNGKKNKPLLIQRVRGFLKQNTSQINQRKALPSVKKGLFYQSPIND